The Dyella caseinilytica genome has a window encoding:
- a CDS encoding DUF6630 family protein: protein MTPSDHDFDTEHDFDENEDIDDSVEACVWQLLLLINPGDEEMAFQQFADYRDAVVQAGENEVEPIEIIRGVIDWRSGFHVDGQDTHALVQAIDELSSRWNISIDWGGDPDDDDFHAEIDAASLFAVAYDRLLEHGYTLWAWETEDDSYAGWVTLKRDNELLRELATSLHINMRLGSEVT, encoded by the coding sequence GTGACCCCATCCGATCATGATTTCGACACCGAGCACGACTTCGACGAGAACGAGGATATCGATGATTCCGTCGAGGCGTGTGTCTGGCAGCTACTACTGCTGATCAATCCGGGTGACGAGGAGATGGCCTTTCAGCAATTCGCGGATTACCGCGATGCCGTCGTCCAAGCGGGCGAGAATGAAGTGGAGCCCATTGAGATCATCCGCGGGGTGATCGACTGGCGATCGGGCTTCCATGTCGACGGACAGGATACGCATGCACTGGTACAGGCCATCGATGAGCTTTCCTCGCGCTGGAATATATCCATCGACTGGGGCGGCGATCCGGACGATGACGATTTTCACGCAGAGATCGACGCGGCTTCGCTATTTGCCGTCGCCTACGACCGCCTGCTTGAGCACGGCTATACCTTGTGGGCCTGGGAAACCGAGGATGACAGCTACGCGGGTTGGGTCACACTGAAACGCGACAATGAACTTTTGCGCGAACTGGCGACTTCCCTGCATATCAACATGCGACTGGGCAGCGAAGTCACTTAA